Within the bacterium genome, the region AATTTTTGTCGTAGTTGGTGGTCCTTACATGGACCAGATCGTGGATTTTTTAAAGGATGAATCTGTGGAGATTGTAGTTCAGGAGGAACCCAAGGGGACAGGAGATGCGGTAAAGAGATTGGAGAAGCACATCGGGAACGAAGATGCTGACCTTTTCGTTATACCGGGTGATGCACCCTTACTTACAGAGGAGACAGCTAAGGAGTTGGTTGGGTTTCATAGGTCCCGTGGGGCTTACGCAACGGTTTTAACCGCTGAGGTTCCAGACCCAACTGGTTATGGACGAATAGTAAGGTCGGTTGGTGATAGAATTCTGATGATTGTGGAGGAAGCTGACGCATTTCCCGAAGAAAAGGCGATTAAAGAGGTGAATTCGGGAATGTACGTTTTTTACATTCCCGTTTTGTTTCAGTATATCCACGAATTAAGACCTGATAATCGGCAGGGAGAATATTACTTGACCGACATTATAGAAATCTTGCAGAGAAGGATGGGTAATGTCTTCGCCCACCGGATAGATAATTGGGAGGAGATTCTCGGAGTTAACACAAGAGAACAACTGGGGCTTGCGAATCGGATCATGCTTAAGAGAATTATAAACCGTATGTTAGAACACGGCGTTTCGATGGTTGACCCCGATAAGGTTTATATTGAGGCAGAGGTAAAAATTGGGAGGGATGTCACATTGTATCCTTTTGTTGCACTTCTTGGCAAAACTGAAATTGGTGATAATTCGGTTATAGGACCTGGAATAGTGTTAAAGGATAAGTATGTTAAGCCCAATTCAAAAATTTTTTCGCTTTCGGACCTTGAGGATGGTTGAGTTATGAAGGATGTCGTGAAAAGGGTTTTGCATCTTGCAAAGCTTCAGCTCGATGAGGAGGGAGAGAAGGCATTGACGGAACACTTTAGGAAAGTTCTAAGTATGGTTGAAAA harbors:
- a CDS encoding NTP transferase domain-containing protein, translated to MRRGEERKLYVAILAAGKAKRMNSNRTKVLHEVAGKPLLFFPLRVAKSLNPEKIFVVVGGPYMDQIVDFLKDESVEIVVQEEPKGTGDAVKRLEKHIGNEDADLFVIPGDAPLLTEETAKELVGFHRSRGAYATVLTAEVPDPTGYGRIVRSVGDRILMIVEEADAFPEEKAIKEVNSGMYVFYIPVLFQYIHELRPDNRQGEYYLTDIIEILQRRMGNVFAHRIDNWEEILGVNTREQLGLANRIMLKRIINRMLEHGVSMVDPDKVYIEAEVKIGRDVTLYPFVALLGKTEIGDNSVIGPGIVLKDKYVKPNSKIFSLSDLEDG